Proteins from a single region of Labedella gwakjiensis:
- a CDS encoding ABC transporter permease — protein sequence MTTTGTRAARSTPRSPFVELSIANARELIRNRKGSISILFMFGFLFVLIALIDAAMPGLGILRTNLATIATIGFMAITFLGTAVPIVTLRERGTLRLFGTTPVRKGVFIAAQTPVRLVAGVVVAAIVTGTAVAMGSIEAFGLIRLLVTFALGLAMFFAFAYLLASRSRNAELVNNVAVMLPIAAMFASGDVFPREVIPQPVAVVLEALPTTWFVRAAAADLSGVAPSTPVPILWAMMAAVTAVAAVLAARLFVWDDRDR from the coding sequence GTGACGACGACAGGCACTCGCGCCGCGCGATCGACCCCCCGATCGCCGTTCGTGGAACTCAGCATCGCGAACGCGAGAGAGCTCATCCGCAACAGGAAGGGGTCGATCTCGATCCTCTTCATGTTCGGCTTCCTCTTCGTCCTGATCGCGCTGATCGACGCGGCGATGCCGGGGCTCGGGATCCTTCGGACGAACCTCGCCACGATCGCGACGATCGGGTTCATGGCGATCACGTTCCTCGGGACGGCCGTGCCGATCGTGACGCTCCGCGAGCGAGGAACGCTCCGTCTCTTCGGGACGACTCCCGTGCGGAAGGGCGTCTTCATCGCCGCTCAGACCCCGGTGCGCCTCGTCGCGGGTGTCGTGGTCGCCGCGATCGTCACCGGGACGGCCGTCGCGATGGGCTCGATCGAGGCGTTCGGGCTCATCCGTCTGCTCGTGACCTTCGCGCTGGGTCTCGCGATGTTCTTCGCGTTCGCGTACCTGCTCGCCTCGCGGTCGCGGAACGCGGAGCTCGTCAACAACGTGGCCGTGATGCTGCCGATCGCGGCGATGTTCGCCTCGGGCGACGTGTTCCCCCGCGAGGTCATCCCGCAGCCCGTCGCGGTCGTGCTCGAGGCCCTGCCGACCACGTGGTTCGTCCGCGCCGCAGCGGCCGACCTGTCGGGGGTCGCCCCCTCGACCCCCGTGCCGATCCTCTGGGCCATGATGGCCGCGGTGACCGCCGTCGCGGCGGTCCTCGCTGCACGACTCTTCGTCTGGGACGACCGCGACCGCTGA
- a CDS encoding LacI family DNA-binding transcriptional regulator — translation MHVNTIAGHHAPTLEAVAEAAGVSRATVSRVVNGSPRVRGEVVEAVQKAIAELGYVPNRAARSLASSRTHSIALLVPEEVSRFFGDPYFASFTTGLDRRLADSEYVLNLVVARDDPDRKAVRYVRGGNVDGAIVVSHHSGHEFLAQLEGAVPVVFGGRPEAGISTDPYYVDVDNVAGGRLATEHLIGLGRRRIATIAGPEDMSAGVDRLAGFRAALDDAGLPSDAVGHGNFTAPGGAEAMRRLLDTHPDIDGLFVASDLMATGALGALATRGIRVPEDVAIVGYDDSPAATWGEVGLTTVSQPSELMGATTVDVLLRLLRGEPDVPHANIVPTTLVRRDSA, via the coding sequence ATCCACGTGAACACCATCGCGGGGCACCACGCACCGACGCTCGAGGCCGTCGCCGAGGCGGCGGGCGTCTCGCGCGCCACCGTGAGCCGCGTCGTGAACGGCTCTCCGCGCGTGCGGGGCGAGGTCGTCGAGGCCGTGCAGAAGGCCATCGCCGAGCTCGGCTACGTGCCCAACCGGGCGGCGCGATCGCTCGCCTCGAGCCGCACGCACTCGATCGCCCTGCTCGTGCCCGAGGAGGTGTCGCGGTTCTTCGGCGACCCGTACTTCGCGAGTTTCACGACAGGCCTCGACCGTCGGCTCGCCGACAGCGAGTACGTACTCAACCTCGTCGTCGCGCGGGACGATCCCGACCGGAAGGCCGTACGCTACGTGCGCGGAGGCAACGTCGACGGCGCGATCGTGGTCTCCCACCACAGCGGCCACGAGTTCCTCGCGCAGCTCGAGGGAGCCGTGCCCGTGGTGTTCGGCGGACGCCCGGAGGCCGGGATCAGCACCGACCCGTACTACGTCGATGTCGACAACGTCGCCGGTGGTCGACTCGCCACGGAGCACCTGATCGGCCTGGGGCGGCGCCGCATCGCGACGATCGCGGGACCGGAGGACATGTCCGCGGGCGTCGACCGGCTCGCCGGCTTCCGCGCCGCCCTCGATGACGCCGGGCTGCCCTCGGACGCTGTGGGCCACGGCAACTTCACGGCTCCGGGTGGAGCCGAGGCGATGCGTCGGCTCCTCGACACCCACCCCGACATCGACGGCCTCTTCGTGGCGTCGGACCTCATGGCGACGGGGGCGCTCGGAGCGCTCGCGACCCGCGGGATCCGCGTTCCGGAGGACGTCGCGATCGTGGGGTACGACGACAGTCCGGCCGCGACCTGGGGCGAGGTGGGCCTCACGACCGTGAGCCAGCCGTCCGAGCTCATGGGCGCGACGACCGTCGACGTGCTGCTCCGCCTGCTGCGCGGGGAACCCGACGTGCCGCACGCCAACATTGTGCCCACCACGCTCGTCCGTCGGGACTCCGCGTGA
- a CDS encoding GH1 family beta-glucosidase, whose product MSDDARRFPDHFLFGAATAAYQIEGAAHEDGRTDSIWDAFSRVPGAVIDGHNGDVATDHYHRYRDDVALMKDLGLQTYRFSTSWSRVRPDGGPANPKGLDFYSRLVDELLGAGIKPWLTLYHWDLPQALEERGGWTNRDTSEAFRDYAMTVHEALGDRVGVWTTLNEPWCSSFLSYTAGAHAPGRQSVEDGLAAAHHLLLGHGLAVQSLREADPALEIGITLNLTVAAPVDPENEGDVDAARRIDGQFNRFFLEPIFHGVYPADVVADVEGNNFESYVKDGDLDIISTPIDALGVNYYHGEHVTSTRPLVETGGQAPTERPIRSPFPAAENVYWQPQDLETTSMGWEIEPWLLRDLLVHVDEEYTGPAGTAVWVTENGAAFDDELVDGAVHDEGRTRFLAGHLGAILDAIDDGVDVRGYFYWSLLDNYEWAWGYHKRFGIVRVDYDTQERIVKDSGLSYARIIADRALPAQP is encoded by the coding sequence ATGAGCGACGACGCCCGCCGATTCCCCGACCATTTCCTCTTCGGCGCAGCCACCGCCGCCTACCAGATCGAGGGAGCGGCCCACGAGGACGGGCGCACCGACTCCATCTGGGATGCGTTCAGCCGCGTGCCCGGCGCGGTCATCGACGGCCACAACGGCGACGTCGCGACCGACCACTACCACCGCTACCGTGACGACGTCGCGCTCATGAAGGACCTCGGGCTGCAGACGTACCGCTTCTCCACCTCGTGGTCGCGCGTGCGTCCCGACGGAGGCCCGGCCAACCCGAAGGGGCTCGACTTCTATTCACGCCTCGTCGACGAACTGCTCGGCGCCGGGATCAAGCCGTGGCTCACGCTCTACCACTGGGACCTGCCGCAGGCGCTCGAGGAGCGCGGCGGCTGGACCAACCGCGACACCTCCGAGGCGTTCCGCGACTACGCGATGACGGTTCACGAGGCTCTCGGTGACCGCGTCGGCGTCTGGACGACCCTGAACGAGCCGTGGTGCTCCTCCTTCCTCTCGTACACCGCCGGCGCCCACGCCCCCGGGCGCCAATCGGTGGAGGACGGGCTCGCCGCCGCGCACCACCTCCTCCTCGGCCACGGCCTCGCCGTGCAGTCGCTGCGCGAGGCCGACCCCGCGCTCGAGATCGGCATCACGCTCAACCTGACGGTCGCGGCGCCCGTGGACCCCGAGAACGAGGGCGACGTGGATGCGGCCCGTCGCATCGACGGTCAGTTCAACCGCTTCTTCCTCGAACCGATCTTCCACGGCGTCTACCCGGCCGACGTCGTGGCCGACGTCGAGGGGAACAATTTCGAGTCGTACGTGAAGGACGGCGACCTCGACATCATCTCGACGCCCATCGATGCCCTCGGTGTGAACTACTACCACGGCGAGCATGTCACGTCTACGAGGCCGCTCGTCGAGACGGGCGGTCAGGCGCCGACCGAGCGCCCCATCCGCTCCCCGTTCCCGGCCGCGGAGAACGTGTACTGGCAGCCGCAGGACCTCGAGACCACGTCGATGGGCTGGGAGATCGAGCCGTGGCTGCTCCGCGACCTCCTCGTGCACGTCGACGAGGAGTACACCGGCCCGGCGGGCACCGCGGTGTGGGTCACGGAGAACGGCGCGGCGTTCGACGACGAGCTCGTCGACGGTGCCGTGCACGACGAGGGGCGGACGCGATTCCTCGCCGGACACCTCGGTGCCATCCTCGACGCGATCGACGACGGAGTGGACGTGCGCGGCTACTTCTACTGGTCGTTGCTCGACAACTACGAGTGGGCGTGGGGCTACCACAAGCGCTTCGGCATCGTGCGCGTGGACTACGACACCCAGGAGCGCATCGTGAAGGACTCCGGACTGTCGTACGCGCGCATCATCGCCGACCGCGCGCTGCCGGCGCAGCCGTAG
- a CDS encoding DUF4870 domain-containing protein, producing the protein MSTPPPPAPQQPWQQPQPNGIQPTAGREIPPPGFKGTGAWALGFLAYIPIPFFAQFVTGLIMAGVYPTHKKRGPIARANARNAANWGLTYAILTVVFIGLAIVFAMIVSNDGSTNGPSSLTALPFIPISLWLVLGLVHVVVTIVGTVKASKGEVFRFPLAIRFIAE; encoded by the coding sequence GTGAGCACACCCCCGCCCCCTGCACCGCAGCAGCCCTGGCAGCAGCCACAACCGAACGGGATACAGCCGACTGCCGGTCGGGAGATCCCGCCGCCCGGATTCAAGGGCACGGGCGCGTGGGCGCTCGGGTTCCTCGCCTACATCCCGATCCCATTCTTCGCGCAGTTCGTGACGGGCCTGATCATGGCCGGCGTCTACCCCACGCACAAGAAGCGTGGTCCGATCGCGCGCGCCAACGCGCGCAACGCCGCGAACTGGGGACTGACCTACGCGATCCTCACGGTGGTGTTCATCGGCCTCGCGATCGTCTTCGCGATGATCGTCTCCAACGACGGCTCGACGAACGGACCGAGCTCCCTCACCGCGCTGCCGTTCATCCCGATCTCGCTGTGGCTCGTGCTCGGGCTGGTGCACGTGGTGGTCACCATCGTCGGCACCGTGAAGGCGTCGAAGGGCGAGGTGTTCCGCTTCCCTCTCGCGATCCGGTTCATCGCGGAGTAG
- a CDS encoding MerR family transcriptional regulator: protein MRISELSRLSGVSVASIKYYIREGVLAPGESDGPNRATYGDAHLARLRLIRGLIDSAGVSVAGVKAITAALDAGIPVNEAFGVAQSAVPLTGSSGGGAPSTGATDQVRRVIHSEMVGHPAADVAANALDTFVAAGEPISSAWLERYAEAAAMVASADFDELERRPDPASQARLVAVGTALGDVVFQSLRRIAQATEGERRFPTPPSFRASEQENPS, encoded by the coding sequence ATGCGCATCTCGGAACTCAGCCGTCTTTCGGGCGTGAGTGTCGCCTCGATCAAGTACTACATCCGCGAGGGCGTGCTCGCGCCGGGCGAATCCGACGGCCCCAACCGAGCGACCTACGGTGACGCGCACCTGGCGCGCCTGCGTCTCATCCGCGGCCTGATCGATTCCGCGGGTGTGAGCGTCGCCGGAGTGAAGGCCATCACCGCAGCGCTCGACGCGGGCATCCCCGTCAACGAGGCGTTCGGTGTCGCGCAGTCCGCCGTTCCGCTCACGGGCTCGAGCGGCGGAGGGGCGCCGTCGACGGGGGCCACGGATCAGGTGCGTCGCGTGATCCACTCCGAGATGGTCGGCCACCCGGCCGCCGACGTGGCGGCGAACGCCCTCGACACGTTCGTGGCGGCCGGCGAGCCCATCAGCTCGGCGTGGTTGGAGCGCTACGCGGAAGCGGCCGCCATGGTCGCGAGCGCCGACTTCGACGAACTCGAACGCCGTCCCGACCCGGCGTCCCAAGCGCGTCTCGTCGCCGTCGGCACGGCCCTCGGCGACGTCGTCTTCCAGTCCCTGCGGCGCATCGCGCAGGCGACCGAGGGGGAGCGTCGCTTCCCCACGCCCCCGTCGTTCCGTGCCTCCGAACAGGAGAACCCCTCGTGA
- a CDS encoding DUF2834 domain-containing protein: protein MSAEVGAGTARARWTPRALLYLALAIVGLVGTWTYNVIAILEERDFLGDWFQGGPAVSSLTTDLLVVAVAAVIFMIVEGRRLRMKRIWLFVLAAPLVALAFAFPLFLAFRERALSARGESRQP, encoded by the coding sequence ATGAGCGCCGAGGTCGGGGCCGGGACTGCCCGAGCCCGCTGGACGCCCCGCGCCCTCCTCTACCTGGCGCTCGCGATCGTCGGACTCGTGGGCACGTGGACCTACAACGTGATCGCGATCCTCGAGGAGCGCGACTTCCTCGGCGACTGGTTCCAGGGCGGCCCGGCGGTGTCGTCGCTCACGACCGATCTACTCGTGGTGGCGGTGGCCGCGGTGATCTTCATGATCGTCGAGGGCCGCCGGCTCCGGATGAAACGGATCTGGCTCTTCGTCCTCGCCGCCCCGCTCGTCGCCCTCGCCTTCGCGTTCCCCCTCTTCCTCGCGTTCCGCGAGCGCGCCCTGTCGGCGCGAGGCGAGAGCCGGCAGCCTTGA